In Mastacembelus armatus chromosome 4, fMasArm1.2, whole genome shotgun sequence, the following are encoded in one genomic region:
- the LOC113129424 gene encoding chemokine XC receptor 1-like, with protein sequence MTAMNYTDYFADYDDEVCEKEDIVRFGSIVVPVFFSVVITLSLAGNTLVLVILALYENLKSFTNILILNLAISDLIFTFSLPFWAIYHIWGWLFSDALCKTVTFVFFTGFYSSIIFLSVMTIYRYLAVVHPLSDLSTQKFSTMVFVTVLVWIISTGAAMPSLLYSSLILIYHKDEHSVGCEFDNALWKNIAVYQQNIFFLVAFAVMAFCYIKILFKITRTRSRTKNRAVKLVFCIVAVFFIGWVPYNVVIFLRILSDKLITPFESCEVSIHLDYAFYVCRLIAFSHCCLNPVFYAFVGVKFRRHLRSIVKQMFSRQDPVQEQQQVRIQQLISQGSLY encoded by the coding sequence ATGACAGCGATGAATTACACCGACTATTTCGCTGACTATGATGATGAAGTTTGTGAAAAAGAAGATATAGTCAGATTTGGATCCAttgttgttcctgttttcttctctgttgtAATCACACTGAGCCTCGCAGGAAATACCCTTGTCCTTGTAATACTGGCTTTATATGAAAACCTCAAGTCTTTCACCAACATTTTAATCCTCAACCTGGCCATCTCAGACCTCATCTTCACCTTCAGTCTCCCGTTCTGGGCCATTTACCACATCTGGGGATGGTTGTTTTCAGATGCTCTCTGCAAAACTGTGACTTTTGTCTTCTTTACCGGGTTTTACAGCAGCATCATCTTCCTCAGCGTAATGACTATCTACAGGTATTTGGCTGTAGTCCACCCTCTCTCTGATCTGAGCACACAGAAATTCAGCACCATGGTCTTTGTTACTGTCCTGGTCTGGATAATCAGCACTGGAGCAGCCATGCCCTCCCTGCTCTACAGCTCCCTCATCCTAATCTACCACAAGGATGAACACTCTGTAGGCTGTGAATTTGACAACGCCTTGTGGAAAAATATTGCTGTTTACcagcaaaatattttctttttggttgCTTTTGCGGTGATGGCTTTCTGCTACATTAAAATACTGTTCAAAATTACAAGAACAAGGTCTCGCACAAAGAACAGAGCTGTGAAGTTAGTCTTCTGCATCGTGGCTGTGTTCTTTATCGGCTGGGTGCCATACAATGTGGTTATCTTTCTGAGGATTTTGTCTGACAAATTGATTACACCATTTGAGTCATGTGAAGTAAGCATCCATCTTGATTATGCCTTCTACGTGTGCAGGCTCATTGCTTTCTCCCACTGCTGCCTCAACCCTGTCTTTTATGCATTTGTTGGTGTGAAGTTTAGGAGACATTTGAGGTCAATAGTGAAACAGATGTTCAGTCGCCAAGATCCAgttcaggagcagcagcaggtcagaaTACAACAACTCATCTCACAGGGATCATTGTATTAG
- the LOC113129418 gene encoding uncharacterized protein LOC113129418 isoform X1 — translation MWMWTVSSFIIITKVHGFANGEFPQSCASMLPVHPNRDGSIISPKNSEPPYEVQADQDVKKGAPITVFLRGKSTTFQGFILEARKNDMLQEGRPVGKFTLLDPAQTQLLTCNRNAGSAVSQTTNQEKNLIRVHWTPEGEDLNITFRATVVQSYATFWQKVDFTLPPQTSTTVPSTTKSTTEPSTTKSTTEPSTATSTTVPSTTNSTTKASTATSTTVPSTTNSTTKASTATSNTQPSTTNSSTKPSIVISTTESSTTNSTTKPRTATSTTKSNTTKPSAAKTTTQPSITTLSPITNTSSISPKNTVLIPLKKAATALTSVDSLFVVLKMELSNLGTILTNSPFSHHLTKGLEISCSVICAVVEISALILFYEGDSSNVTLVALVSVVMVINFMELIFVSLPFEPHHEMKEICNLVFKVCSVIHNIITIAVVFIGVYEIDSYNKDRTEPWLLTVMAAYTAWIFLSVIWVFVFSLHRRIILRSEIGGSETSERSMQPKIKKTLTAAEMVVTAVSVFIISGATSFTIAIIVGISGRLDK, via the exons ATGTGGATGTGGACTGTGAGTAGCTTTATCATCATCACAAAGGTTCATGGGTTTGCAAATGGTGAGTTTCCACAGTCATGCGCATCAATGTTACCTGTGCATCCGAACAGAGATGGGAGCATTATTTCTCCAAAGAACAGTGAACCACCCTATGAGGTCCAGGCTGACCAAGATGTGAAAAAGGGAGCACCTATTACAG tttttcttaGAGGCAAGTCCACAACATTTCAGGGGTTTATATTGGAGGCTCGAAAGAATGACATGTTACAGGAAGGCCGTCCTGTTGGAAAATTTACCTTGCTTGATCCTGCTCAGACTCAACTACTGACATGCAACAGAAATGCA GgctcagctgtcagtcaaacaaCCAATCAGGAAAAGAATTTGATCAGAGTTCACTGGACACCGGAGGGAGAAGACCTCAACATCACTTTCAG GGCCACAGTTGTTCAGTCTTATGCGACATTCTGGCAAAAAGTGGATTTCACTTTACCTCCACAGACAAGTACTACAGTGCCAAGTACTACAAAAAGTACCACAGAGCCAAGTACTACAAAAAGTACCACAGAGCCAAGTACTGCAACAAGTACCACAGTGCCAAGTACTACAAACAGTACCACAAAGGCAAGTACTGCAACAAGTACCACAGTGCCAAGTACTACAAACAGTACCACAAAGGCAAGTACTGCAACAAGTAACACACAGCCAAGTACTACAAACAGTAGCACAAAGCCAAGTATTGTAATAAGTACCACAGAGTCAAGTACTACAAACAGTACTACAAAGCCAAGGACTGCAACGAGTACTACAAAGTCAAATACCACAAAGCCAAGTGCTGCAAAAACTACTACACAGCCAAGTATTACCACTTTATCTCCTATTACAAATACATCCAGTATCTCACCCAAGAACACAGTGCTCATCCCACTAAAG AAAGCTGCTACTGCGTTGACAAGTGTGGACAGTCTTTTCGTGGTATTGAAAATG GAACTGTCTAATCTAGGCACCATCCTCACCAACAGCCCCTTTTCTCATCACCTAACTAAG GGGTTAGAGATATCATGCAGTGTAATATGTGCAGTAGTTGAAATATCGGCCTTGATCTTGTTTTATGAGGGAGATTCCAGTAAT GTCACGCTCGTTGCTCTTGTGAGTGTGGTTATGGTGATAAATTTCATGGAGCTCATATTTGTTTCTCTGCCATTTGAACCCCATCATGAAAT GAAGGAGATCTGTAACCTTGTGTTCAAAGTGTGTTCAGTCATCCATAACATTATTACAA TTGCTGTTGTCTTTATTGGTGTTTATGAGATTGACAGCTACAACAAGGACAGGACAGAGCCTTGGCTACTCACAGTGATGGCTGCTTACACCGCTTGGATATTCCTATCTGTAATCTGGGTTTTTGTATTCAGTCTTCACAGACGGATAATACTGAGAAGTGAAATAG GGGGGTCAGAAACTAGTGAGAGATCCATGCAACCAAAAATAAAG AAGACACTCACTGCAGCTGAGATGGTTGTCACTGCAGTCTCAGTATTCATCATCAGTGGAGCCACATCTTTCACTATAGCCATCATTGTTGGAATATCTGGGCGTTTGGATAAGTAA
- the LOC113129418 gene encoding uncharacterized protein LOC113129418 isoform X2 — protein MWMWTVSSFIIITKVHGFANGEFPQSCASMLPVHPNRDGSIISPKNSEPPYEVQADQDVKKGAPITVFLRGKSTTFQGFILEARKNDMLQEGRPVGKFTLLDPAQTQLLTCNRNAGSAVSQTTNQEKNLIRVHWTPEGEDLNITFRATVVQSYATFWQKVDFTLPPQTSTTVPSTTKSTTEPSTTKSTTEPSTATSTTVPSTTNSTTKASTATSTTVPSTTNSTTKASTATSNTQPSTTNSSTKPSIVISTTESSTTNSTTKPRTATSTTKSNTTKPSAAKTTTQPSITTLSPITNTSSISPKNTVLIPLKKAATALTSVDSLFVVLKMELSNLGTILTNSPFSHHLTKGLEISCSVICAVVEISALILFYEGDSSNVTLVALVSVVMVINFMELIFVSLPFEPHHEMKEICNLVFKVCSVIHNIITIAVVFIGVYEIDSYNKDRTEPWLLTVMAAYTAWIFLSVIWVFVFSLHRRIILRSEIGGSETSERSMQPKIKTLTAAEMVVTAVSVFIISGATSFTIAIIVGISGRLDK, from the exons ATGTGGATGTGGACTGTGAGTAGCTTTATCATCATCACAAAGGTTCATGGGTTTGCAAATGGTGAGTTTCCACAGTCATGCGCATCAATGTTACCTGTGCATCCGAACAGAGATGGGAGCATTATTTCTCCAAAGAACAGTGAACCACCCTATGAGGTCCAGGCTGACCAAGATGTGAAAAAGGGAGCACCTATTACAG tttttcttaGAGGCAAGTCCACAACATTTCAGGGGTTTATATTGGAGGCTCGAAAGAATGACATGTTACAGGAAGGCCGTCCTGTTGGAAAATTTACCTTGCTTGATCCTGCTCAGACTCAACTACTGACATGCAACAGAAATGCA GgctcagctgtcagtcaaacaaCCAATCAGGAAAAGAATTTGATCAGAGTTCACTGGACACCGGAGGGAGAAGACCTCAACATCACTTTCAG GGCCACAGTTGTTCAGTCTTATGCGACATTCTGGCAAAAAGTGGATTTCACTTTACCTCCACAGACAAGTACTACAGTGCCAAGTACTACAAAAAGTACCACAGAGCCAAGTACTACAAAAAGTACCACAGAGCCAAGTACTGCAACAAGTACCACAGTGCCAAGTACTACAAACAGTACCACAAAGGCAAGTACTGCAACAAGTACCACAGTGCCAAGTACTACAAACAGTACCACAAAGGCAAGTACTGCAACAAGTAACACACAGCCAAGTACTACAAACAGTAGCACAAAGCCAAGTATTGTAATAAGTACCACAGAGTCAAGTACTACAAACAGTACTACAAAGCCAAGGACTGCAACGAGTACTACAAAGTCAAATACCACAAAGCCAAGTGCTGCAAAAACTACTACACAGCCAAGTATTACCACTTTATCTCCTATTACAAATACATCCAGTATCTCACCCAAGAACACAGTGCTCATCCCACTAAAG AAAGCTGCTACTGCGTTGACAAGTGTGGACAGTCTTTTCGTGGTATTGAAAATG GAACTGTCTAATCTAGGCACCATCCTCACCAACAGCCCCTTTTCTCATCACCTAACTAAG GGGTTAGAGATATCATGCAGTGTAATATGTGCAGTAGTTGAAATATCGGCCTTGATCTTGTTTTATGAGGGAGATTCCAGTAAT GTCACGCTCGTTGCTCTTGTGAGTGTGGTTATGGTGATAAATTTCATGGAGCTCATATTTGTTTCTCTGCCATTTGAACCCCATCATGAAAT GAAGGAGATCTGTAACCTTGTGTTCAAAGTGTGTTCAGTCATCCATAACATTATTACAA TTGCTGTTGTCTTTATTGGTGTTTATGAGATTGACAGCTACAACAAGGACAGGACAGAGCCTTGGCTACTCACAGTGATGGCTGCTTACACCGCTTGGATATTCCTATCTGTAATCTGGGTTTTTGTATTCAGTCTTCACAGACGGATAATACTGAGAAGTGAAATAG GGGGGTCAGAAACTAGTGAGAGATCCATGCAACCAAAAATAAAG ACACTCACTGCAGCTGAGATGGTTGTCACTGCAGTCTCAGTATTCATCATCAGTGGAGCCACATCTTTCACTATAGCCATCATTGTTGGAATATCTGGGCGTTTGGATAAGTAA
- the LOC113129418 gene encoding putative ferric-chelate reductase 1 isoform X3 — translation MWMWTVSSFIIITKVHGFANGEFPQSCASMLPVHPNRDGSIISPKNSEPPYEVQADQDVKKGAPITVFLRGKSTTFQGFILEARKNDMLQEGRPVGKFTLLDPAQTQLLTCNRNAGSAVSQTTNQEKNLIRVHWTPEGEDLNITFRATVVQSYATFWQKVDFTLPPQTSTTVPSTTKSTTEPSTTKSTTEPSTATSTTVPSTTNSTTKASTATSTTVPSTTNSTTKKAATALTSVDSLFVVLKMELSNLGTILTNSPFSHHLTKGLEISCSVICAVVEISALILFYEGDSSNVTLVALVSVVMVINFMELIFVSLPFEPHHEMKEICNLVFKVCSVIHNIITIAVVFIGVYEIDSYNKDRTEPWLLTVMAAYTAWIFLSVIWVFVFSLHRRIILRSEIGGSETSERSMQPKIKKTLTAAEMVVTAVSVFIISGATSFTIAIIVGISGRLDK, via the exons ATGTGGATGTGGACTGTGAGTAGCTTTATCATCATCACAAAGGTTCATGGGTTTGCAAATGGTGAGTTTCCACAGTCATGCGCATCAATGTTACCTGTGCATCCGAACAGAGATGGGAGCATTATTTCTCCAAAGAACAGTGAACCACCCTATGAGGTCCAGGCTGACCAAGATGTGAAAAAGGGAGCACCTATTACAG tttttcttaGAGGCAAGTCCACAACATTTCAGGGGTTTATATTGGAGGCTCGAAAGAATGACATGTTACAGGAAGGCCGTCCTGTTGGAAAATTTACCTTGCTTGATCCTGCTCAGACTCAACTACTGACATGCAACAGAAATGCA GgctcagctgtcagtcaaacaaCCAATCAGGAAAAGAATTTGATCAGAGTTCACTGGACACCGGAGGGAGAAGACCTCAACATCACTTTCAG GGCCACAGTTGTTCAGTCTTATGCGACATTCTGGCAAAAAGTGGATTTCACTTTACCTCCACAGACAAGTACTACAGTGCCAAGTACTACAAAAAGTACCACAGAGCCAAGTACTACAAAAAGTACCACAGAGCCAAGTACTGCAACAAGTACCACAGTGCCAAGTACTACAAACAGTACCACAAAGGCAAGTACTGCAACAAGTACCACAGTGCCAAGTACTACAAACAGTACCACAAAG AAAGCTGCTACTGCGTTGACAAGTGTGGACAGTCTTTTCGTGGTATTGAAAATG GAACTGTCTAATCTAGGCACCATCCTCACCAACAGCCCCTTTTCTCATCACCTAACTAAG GGGTTAGAGATATCATGCAGTGTAATATGTGCAGTAGTTGAAATATCGGCCTTGATCTTGTTTTATGAGGGAGATTCCAGTAAT GTCACGCTCGTTGCTCTTGTGAGTGTGGTTATGGTGATAAATTTCATGGAGCTCATATTTGTTTCTCTGCCATTTGAACCCCATCATGAAAT GAAGGAGATCTGTAACCTTGTGTTCAAAGTGTGTTCAGTCATCCATAACATTATTACAA TTGCTGTTGTCTTTATTGGTGTTTATGAGATTGACAGCTACAACAAGGACAGGACAGAGCCTTGGCTACTCACAGTGATGGCTGCTTACACCGCTTGGATATTCCTATCTGTAATCTGGGTTTTTGTATTCAGTCTTCACAGACGGATAATACTGAGAAGTGAAATAG GGGGGTCAGAAACTAGTGAGAGATCCATGCAACCAAAAATAAAG AAGACACTCACTGCAGCTGAGATGGTTGTCACTGCAGTCTCAGTATTCATCATCAGTGGAGCCACATCTTTCACTATAGCCATCATTGTTGGAATATCTGGGCGTTTGGATAAGTAA
- the LOC113129418 gene encoding putative ferric-chelate reductase 1 isoform X5 encodes MWMWTVSSFIIITKVHGFANGEFPQSCASMLPVHPNRDGSIISPKNSEPPYEVQADQDVKKGAPITVFLRGKSTTFQGFILEARKNDMLQEGRPVGKFTLLDPAQTQLLTCNRNAGSAVSQTTNQEKNLIRVHWTPEGEDLNITFRATVVQSYATFWQKVDFTLPPQTSTTVPSTTKSTTEPSTTKSTTEPSTATSTTVPSTTNSTTKKAATALTSVDSLFVVLKMELSNLGTILTNSPFSHHLTKGLEISCSVICAVVEISALILFYEGDSSNVTLVALVSVVMVINFMELIFVSLPFEPHHEMKEICNLVFKVCSVIHNIITIAVVFIGVYEIDSYNKDRTEPWLLTVMAAYTAWIFLSVIWVFVFSLHRRIILRSEIGGSETSERSMQPKIKKTLTAAEMVVTAVSVFIISGATSFTIAIIVGISGRLDK; translated from the exons ATGTGGATGTGGACTGTGAGTAGCTTTATCATCATCACAAAGGTTCATGGGTTTGCAAATGGTGAGTTTCCACAGTCATGCGCATCAATGTTACCTGTGCATCCGAACAGAGATGGGAGCATTATTTCTCCAAAGAACAGTGAACCACCCTATGAGGTCCAGGCTGACCAAGATGTGAAAAAGGGAGCACCTATTACAG tttttcttaGAGGCAAGTCCACAACATTTCAGGGGTTTATATTGGAGGCTCGAAAGAATGACATGTTACAGGAAGGCCGTCCTGTTGGAAAATTTACCTTGCTTGATCCTGCTCAGACTCAACTACTGACATGCAACAGAAATGCA GgctcagctgtcagtcaaacaaCCAATCAGGAAAAGAATTTGATCAGAGTTCACTGGACACCGGAGGGAGAAGACCTCAACATCACTTTCAG GGCCACAGTTGTTCAGTCTTATGCGACATTCTGGCAAAAAGTGGATTTCACTTTACCTCCACAGACAAGTACTACAGTGCCAAGTACTACAAAAAGTACCACAGAGCCAAGTACTACAAAAAGTACCACAGAGCCAAGTACTGCAACAAGTACCACAGTGCCAAGTACTACAAACAGTACCACAAAG AAAGCTGCTACTGCGTTGACAAGTGTGGACAGTCTTTTCGTGGTATTGAAAATG GAACTGTCTAATCTAGGCACCATCCTCACCAACAGCCCCTTTTCTCATCACCTAACTAAG GGGTTAGAGATATCATGCAGTGTAATATGTGCAGTAGTTGAAATATCGGCCTTGATCTTGTTTTATGAGGGAGATTCCAGTAAT GTCACGCTCGTTGCTCTTGTGAGTGTGGTTATGGTGATAAATTTCATGGAGCTCATATTTGTTTCTCTGCCATTTGAACCCCATCATGAAAT GAAGGAGATCTGTAACCTTGTGTTCAAAGTGTGTTCAGTCATCCATAACATTATTACAA TTGCTGTTGTCTTTATTGGTGTTTATGAGATTGACAGCTACAACAAGGACAGGACAGAGCCTTGGCTACTCACAGTGATGGCTGCTTACACCGCTTGGATATTCCTATCTGTAATCTGGGTTTTTGTATTCAGTCTTCACAGACGGATAATACTGAGAAGTGAAATAG GGGGGTCAGAAACTAGTGAGAGATCCATGCAACCAAAAATAAAG AAGACACTCACTGCAGCTGAGATGGTTGTCACTGCAGTCTCAGTATTCATCATCAGTGGAGCCACATCTTTCACTATAGCCATCATTGTTGGAATATCTGGGCGTTTGGATAAGTAA
- the LOC113129418 gene encoding putative ferric-chelate reductase 1 isoform X4 translates to MLQEGRPVGKFTLLDPAQTQLLTCNRNAGSAVSQTTNQEKNLIRVHWTPEGEDLNITFRATVVQSYATFWQKVDFTLPPQTSTTVPSTTKSTTEPSTTKSTTEPSTATSTTVPSTTNSTTKASTATSTTVPSTTNSTTKASTATSNTQPSTTNSSTKPSIVISTTESSTTNSTTKPRTATSTTKSNTTKPSAAKTTTQPSITTLSPITNTSSISPKNTVLIPLKKAATALTSVDSLFVVLKMELSNLGTILTNSPFSHHLTKGLEISCSVICAVVEISALILFYEGDSSNVTLVALVSVVMVINFMELIFVSLPFEPHHEMKEICNLVFKVCSVIHNIITIAVVFIGVYEIDSYNKDRTEPWLLTVMAAYTAWIFLSVIWVFVFSLHRRIILRSEIGGSETSERSMQPKIKKTLTAAEMVVTAVSVFIISGATSFTIAIIVGISGRLDK, encoded by the exons ATGTTACAGGAAGGCCGTCCTGTTGGAAAATTTACCTTGCTTGATCCTGCTCAGACTCAACTACTGACATGCAACAGAAATGCA GgctcagctgtcagtcaaacaaCCAATCAGGAAAAGAATTTGATCAGAGTTCACTGGACACCGGAGGGAGAAGACCTCAACATCACTTTCAG GGCCACAGTTGTTCAGTCTTATGCGACATTCTGGCAAAAAGTGGATTTCACTTTACCTCCACAGACAAGTACTACAGTGCCAAGTACTACAAAAAGTACCACAGAGCCAAGTACTACAAAAAGTACCACAGAGCCAAGTACTGCAACAAGTACCACAGTGCCAAGTACTACAAACAGTACCACAAAGGCAAGTACTGCAACAAGTACCACAGTGCCAAGTACTACAAACAGTACCACAAAGGCAAGTACTGCAACAAGTAACACACAGCCAAGTACTACAAACAGTAGCACAAAGCCAAGTATTGTAATAAGTACCACAGAGTCAAGTACTACAAACAGTACTACAAAGCCAAGGACTGCAACGAGTACTACAAAGTCAAATACCACAAAGCCAAGTGCTGCAAAAACTACTACACAGCCAAGTATTACCACTTTATCTCCTATTACAAATACATCCAGTATCTCACCCAAGAACACAGTGCTCATCCCACTAAAG AAAGCTGCTACTGCGTTGACAAGTGTGGACAGTCTTTTCGTGGTATTGAAAATG GAACTGTCTAATCTAGGCACCATCCTCACCAACAGCCCCTTTTCTCATCACCTAACTAAG GGGTTAGAGATATCATGCAGTGTAATATGTGCAGTAGTTGAAATATCGGCCTTGATCTTGTTTTATGAGGGAGATTCCAGTAAT GTCACGCTCGTTGCTCTTGTGAGTGTGGTTATGGTGATAAATTTCATGGAGCTCATATTTGTTTCTCTGCCATTTGAACCCCATCATGAAAT GAAGGAGATCTGTAACCTTGTGTTCAAAGTGTGTTCAGTCATCCATAACATTATTACAA TTGCTGTTGTCTTTATTGGTGTTTATGAGATTGACAGCTACAACAAGGACAGGACAGAGCCTTGGCTACTCACAGTGATGGCTGCTTACACCGCTTGGATATTCCTATCTGTAATCTGGGTTTTTGTATTCAGTCTTCACAGACGGATAATACTGAGAAGTGAAATAG GGGGGTCAGAAACTAGTGAGAGATCCATGCAACCAAAAATAAAG AAGACACTCACTGCAGCTGAGATGGTTGTCACTGCAGTCTCAGTATTCATCATCAGTGGAGCCACATCTTTCACTATAGCCATCATTGTTGGAATATCTGGGCGTTTGGATAAGTAA
- the LOC113129418 gene encoding serine-rich adhesin for platelets-like isoform X6 translates to MQQKCRLSCQSNNQSGKEFDQSSLDTGGRRPQHHFQTSTTVPSTTKSTTEPSTTKSTTEPSTATSTTVPSTTNSTTKASTATSTTVPSTTNSTTKASTATSNTQPSTTNSSTKPSIVISTTESSTTNSTTKPRTATSTTKSNTTKPSAAKTTTQPSITTLSPITNTSSISPKNTVLIPLKKAATALTSVDSLFVVLKMELSNLGTILTNSPFSHHLTKGLEISCSVICAVVEISALILFYEGDSSNVTLVALVSVVMVINFMELIFVSLPFEPHHEMKEICNLVFKVCSVIHNIITIAVVFIGVYEIDSYNKDRTEPWLLTVMAAYTAWIFLSVIWVFVFSLHRRIILRSEIGGSETSERSMQPKIKKTLTAAEMVVTAVSVFIISGATSFTIAIIVGISGRLDK, encoded by the exons ATGCAACAGAAATGCA GgctcagctgtcagtcaaacaaCCAATCAGGAAAAGAATTTGATCAGAGTTCACTGGACACCGGAGGGAGAAGACCTCAACATCACTTTCAG ACAAGTACTACAGTGCCAAGTACTACAAAAAGTACCACAGAGCCAAGTACTACAAAAAGTACCACAGAGCCAAGTACTGCAACAAGTACCACAGTGCCAAGTACTACAAACAGTACCACAAAGGCAAGTACTGCAACAAGTACCACAGTGCCAAGTACTACAAACAGTACCACAAAGGCAAGTACTGCAACAAGTAACACACAGCCAAGTACTACAAACAGTAGCACAAAGCCAAGTATTGTAATAAGTACCACAGAGTCAAGTACTACAAACAGTACTACAAAGCCAAGGACTGCAACGAGTACTACAAAGTCAAATACCACAAAGCCAAGTGCTGCAAAAACTACTACACAGCCAAGTATTACCACTTTATCTCCTATTACAAATACATCCAGTATCTCACCCAAGAACACAGTGCTCATCCCACTAAAG AAAGCTGCTACTGCGTTGACAAGTGTGGACAGTCTTTTCGTGGTATTGAAAATG GAACTGTCTAATCTAGGCACCATCCTCACCAACAGCCCCTTTTCTCATCACCTAACTAAG GGGTTAGAGATATCATGCAGTGTAATATGTGCAGTAGTTGAAATATCGGCCTTGATCTTGTTTTATGAGGGAGATTCCAGTAAT GTCACGCTCGTTGCTCTTGTGAGTGTGGTTATGGTGATAAATTTCATGGAGCTCATATTTGTTTCTCTGCCATTTGAACCCCATCATGAAAT GAAGGAGATCTGTAACCTTGTGTTCAAAGTGTGTTCAGTCATCCATAACATTATTACAA TTGCTGTTGTCTTTATTGGTGTTTATGAGATTGACAGCTACAACAAGGACAGGACAGAGCCTTGGCTACTCACAGTGATGGCTGCTTACACCGCTTGGATATTCCTATCTGTAATCTGGGTTTTTGTATTCAGTCTTCACAGACGGATAATACTGAGAAGTGAAATAG GGGGGTCAGAAACTAGTGAGAGATCCATGCAACCAAAAATAAAG AAGACACTCACTGCAGCTGAGATGGTTGTCACTGCAGTCTCAGTATTCATCATCAGTGGAGCCACATCTTTCACTATAGCCATCATTGTTGGAATATCTGGGCGTTTGGATAAGTAA